Proteins co-encoded in one Streptomyces roseochromogenus subsp. oscitans DS 12.976 genomic window:
- a CDS encoding RpiB/LacA/LacB family sugar-phosphate isomerase, with the protein MRISVSSDMDEPVARLLLAELRRRGHEVRTHGALRPGADAQWAACSEAAARDVADGAADQAVVCCWTGTGASIAANKVPGVRAALCTDAVTADGARRWNDANVLALSLRLTSEPLLKEILDAWFTGEPSQDPEDRQNVARVDRLDAVRKDS; encoded by the coding sequence ATGCGGATCTCCGTCTCCTCCGACATGGACGAACCTGTGGCCCGTCTCCTCCTCGCCGAGCTGCGGCGCCGTGGCCACGAGGTACGCACGCACGGCGCCCTGCGCCCCGGCGCCGACGCGCAGTGGGCCGCCTGCTCGGAGGCGGCCGCCCGGGACGTGGCCGACGGCGCCGCCGATCAGGCCGTGGTGTGCTGCTGGACCGGCACCGGTGCCTCCATCGCGGCCAACAAGGTGCCCGGCGTACGCGCGGCGCTGTGCACGGACGCCGTCACGGCGGACGGCGCGCGCCGCTGGAACGACGCCAACGTGCTCGCGCTGAGCCTGCGCCTGACCTCAGAACCGCTGCTGAAGGAGATCCTGGACGCCTGGTTCACGGGCGAACCCAGCCAGGATCCCGAGGACCGGCAGAACGTGGCCCGCGTAGATCGCCTCGACGCCGTCCGGAAGGACTCCTAG
- a CDS encoding DUF6479 family protein yields MSTASTQLAAASGLMSLVLFVVAVGVLAFLAGGFWLTSRVKYRESPRPRPEEQPHLPPEGPVREVRENRESQEVPVIPKGGRPLTPYELSNQDTRPSASKERPRWSRGSSGSFGGGGLGAH; encoded by the coding sequence ATGAGTACCGCATCGACGCAGCTGGCCGCAGCTAGCGGCCTGATGAGCCTCGTCTTGTTCGTCGTGGCCGTGGGTGTACTCGCGTTTCTCGCCGGCGGCTTCTGGTTGACCTCCCGTGTCAAGTACCGCGAATCCCCCCGACCGCGACCCGAGGAGCAGCCCCATCTGCCGCCGGAGGGTCCGGTGCGCGAAGTCCGGGAGAACAGGGAATCCCAGGAGGTTCCCGTGATCCCCAAGGGCGGCCGTCCGCTCACCCCGTACGAGCTGAGCAACCAGGACACCAGGCCGAGCGCGTCGAAGGAGCGGCCGCGCTGGAGCAGGGGGTCCAGCGGATCGTTCGGCGGCGGCGGACTCGGCGCCCACTGA